The following proteins are co-located in the Gorilla gorilla gorilla isolate KB3781 chromosome 7, NHGRI_mGorGor1-v2.1_pri, whole genome shotgun sequence genome:
- the GDAP1 gene encoding ganglioside-induced differentiation-associated protein 1 isoform X2, with translation MPDKESMYYPRVQHYRELLDSLPMDAYTHGCILHPELTVDSMIPAYATTRIRSQIGNTESELKKLAEENPDLQEAYIAKQKRLKSKLLDHDNVKYLKKILDELEKVLDQVETELQRRNEETPEEGQQPWLCGESFTLADVSLAVTLHRLKFLGFARRNWGNGKRPNLETYYERVLKRKTFNKVLGHVNNILISAVLPTAFRVAKKRAPKVLGTTLVVGLLAGVGYFAFMLFRKRLGSMILAFRPRPNYF, from the exons ATGCCTGATAAAGAAAGCATGTATTACCCACGGGTACAACATTACCGAGAGCTGCTTGACTCCTTGCCAATGGATGCCTATACACATGGCTGCATTTTACATCCTGAGTTAACTGTGGACTCCATGATCCCGGCTTATGCAACTACAAGGATTCGTa GCCAAATTGGAAACACAGAGTCTGAGCTGAAGAAACTTGCTGAAGAAAACCCAGATTTACAAGAAGCATACATTGCAAAACAGAAACGACTTAAA TCAAAGCTGCTTGATCATGACAATGTCAAGTATTTGAAGAAAATTCTTGATGAGTTGGAGAAAGTCTTGGATCAGGTTGAAACTGAATtgcaaagaagaaatgaagaaacccCAG AAGAGGGCCAGCAACCTTGGCTCTGCGGTGAATCCTTCACCCTGGCAGACGTCTCACTCGCTGTCACATTGCATCGACTGAAGTTCCTGGGGTTTGCAAGGAGAAACTGGGGAAACGGAAAGCGACCAAACTTGGAAACCTATTACGAGCGTGTCttgaagagaaaaacatttaacAAGGTTTTAGGACATGTCAACAATATATTAATCTCTGCAGTGCTGCCAACAGCATTCCGGGTGGCCAAGAAAAGGGCCCCAAAAGTTCTTGGCACGACCCTTGTGGTTGGTTTGCTTGCAGGAGTGGGATATTTTGCTTTTATGCTTTTCAGAAAGAGGCTTGGCAGCATGATATTAGCATTTAGACCCAGACCAAATTATTTCTAG